Proteins encoded within one genomic window of Eleutherodactylus coqui strain aEleCoq1 chromosome 1, aEleCoq1.hap1, whole genome shotgun sequence:
- the DPH3 gene encoding diphthamide biosynthesis protein 3: MRPARQLWRPRFAGVTDSDSGMAVYHDEVEIEDFEYDEDTETYYYPCPCGDRFAITKEDLENGEEVATCPSCSLLVRVIYDKDEFMKGEVVSEPLSSSTDLLKC; encoded by the exons atgcggccGGCACGTCAGCTCTGGAGGCCACGCTTTGCCGGTGTGACGGACAGTGATTCTGGGATGGCGGTATACCACGACGAGGTGGAGATCGAGGACTTCGAGTACGACGAGGACACAGAGACGTATTATTACCCCTGCCCGTGCGGGGATAGGTTCGCCATTACCAAG GAAGACCTGGAAAATGGAGAAGAAGTTGCAACTTGTCCGAGCTGCTCATTACTTGTGAGGGTTATCTATGACAAG GATGAGTTTATGAAGGGAGAGGTTGTCTCTGAACCCCTGTCCAGCTCAACTGATCTCTTAAAGTGCTGA
- the CHAMP1 gene encoding chromosome alignment-maintaining phosphoprotein 1, protein MEVLHKHSELDCNRCSFHGTDYKSVQIHMGTIHPEFCEEIDTGGLGKLVFYQKSARLFHCHRCFFTSKMFSNVYNHVLSQHMAPDKLRNEAKRNIEPKLEKALLQVPERNYFESMVSEDEKSVDKKFKLKEVKSEENDTLTSWPENVPCQVTQDNSDIECKSSSSGSNEKAGAIFPETKDSSCDPESSSSSDNISTEKSAQANVGVEFSDNASSPSKDLPEFSDEDDEPALPGGIPHFSDDETLTQSKDVQESSEDEVLPDPSRGIEDISEDEMPLEEKHVENVSEDESAPAQSKPDDSSGEDTSAPAKEMMEVSDDDEDDNLALSKDDMEFSDEEESTNKHKDVETTNTSKNVMEFLEEEETPGFSKDCMGFSEEEEEEEDDDDDDDAVPAMSKGIMEFSEEEDISPQSKDMPKYLECNSTPTQSKDAEYVEDADMSVFKGSSPYSEDETPEESTSIRPRDLADKPKSRISTAHLSGAAPFSDYGGTPSWSKDAVDTSDSGDLSLSAPDTLDVSDDKDGFLKEEEILNHVKRVKGRYNCMLCDYKPLKRGPILHHLITRHNMPSPFVCKTCGKTFVVETHLKHHLPTHTKGLYKCHRCNFQTDHPRGFKKHQTHCDSRHKDNTSTPVVQVAPVPEGDKEEQ, encoded by the coding sequence ATGGAAGTCCTTCATAAACACAGTGAGCTGGACTGCAACCGGTGCAGTTTTCATGGCACAGACTATAAAAGTGTACAAATCCACATGGGAACCATACATCCAGAATTTTGTGAAGAAATTGATACCGGTGGTTTGGGAAAACTGGTCTTTTACCAGAAAAGTGCAAGATTATTCCACTGTCACAGATGTTTCTTCACAAGCAAAATGTTCTCCAATGTCTATAATCATGTCTTGAGTCAGCATATGGCACCCGACAAGCTGCGCAATGAAGCGAAACGTAACATAGAGCCGAAATTGGAGAAAGCTTTGTTGCAGGTCCCTGAGAGAAACTATTTTGAAAGTATGGTCAGTGAAGATGAAAAATCTGTAGACAAAAAGTTCAAGTTGAAAGAAGTAAAATCTGAAGAAAATGATACGCTAACTTCTTGGCCAGAAAACGTACCGTGCCAGGTTACCCAAGATAATTCTGACATTGAATGTAAAAGTAGCAGCAGTGGCAGCAATGAGAAGGCAGGAGCCATCTTCCCAGAAACTAAGGACTCCAGCTGTGATCCCGAGTCTAGCAGCAGTAGTGATAACATAAGCACAGAGAAGTCTGCACAAGCAAATGTTGGGGTTGAGTTTTCGGATAATGCTTCTTCCCCTTCAAAAGACTTACCAGAGTTTTCGGATGAAGATGATGAACCTGCCTTGCCTGGTGGCATACCACATTTTTCCGACGATGAAACCCTAACGCAGTCAAAAGATGTCCAGGAGTCTTCAGAAGATGAAGTGTTACCTGACCCATCTAGAGGGATCGAGGACATTTCTGAAGATGAGATGCCGCTAGAAGAAAAACATGTAGAAAACGTATCTGAAGATGAAAGTGCTCCAGCGCAGTCAAAGCCAGATGATTCTTCTGGAGAGGATACATCGGCCCCAGCTAAAGAAATGATGGAGGTTTctgatgatgatgaagatgatAATCTAGCATTATCAAAGGATGACATGGAGTTTTCAGACGAGGAGGAATCCACTAATAAACACAAAGATGTGGAGACAACAAATACCTCAAAAAATGTAATGGAGTTTTTAGAAGAAGAAGAAACCCCAGGTTTTTCAAAGGATTGTATGGGTttttcggaggaggaggaggaggaggaagatgatgatgatgatgatgatgcagtccCAGCAATGTCAAAAGGCATCATGGAGTTTTCagaagaagaggacatttctcCTCAATCAAAAGATATGCCCAAATATTTGGAGTGTAATTCAACGCCAACTCAATCAAAAGATGCTGAATATGTTGAAGATGCGGATATGTCTGTATTTAAGGGCTCATCACCATATTCTGAAGATGAAACCCCAGAGGAGAGTACATCCATACGTCCAAGGGACTTGGCAGATAAACCTAAGAGTCGTATTAGTACGGCCCATTTGTCAGGAGCTGCCCCATTTTCAGATTATGGAGGTACTCCGTCATGGTCCAAAGATGCAGTTGACACTTCTGACTCTGGTGACCTTTCCCTAAGTGCTCCAGACACTCTGGATGTCTCGGATGACAAAGATGGTTTTTTGAAAGAGGAGGAGATATTGAATCATGTTAAACGCGTTAAAGGcagatataactgcatgctgtGTGACTATAAACCCTTAAAACGGGGGCCGATTTTGCATCATTTGATTACCAGACATAACATGCCTAGTCCTTTTGTGTGTAAGACATGTGGGAAGACCTTTGTAGTGGAGACCCATCTGAAACACCATCTTCCTACCCACACAAAAGGTTTGTATAAATGTCATAGATGTAACTTTCAAACGGATCATCCAAGGGGTTTCAAAAAACATCAGACACATTGTGATAGCCGCCACAAGGACAATACAAGTACTCCTGTTGTACAGGTCGCCCCCGTTCCAGAAGGAGACAAGGAAGAGCAATGA